The following proteins are encoded in a genomic region of Bosea beijingensis:
- a CDS encoding UbiH/UbiF family hydroxylase: MSTQTADQVDIAIVGAGAVGLAAALALSREGRSVALLGPVATPRDGRTVALLDGSWRMLAELGVQDALLEKAAPLEVMRLVDDSGSLFRQPPVEFRASEIGLEAFGWNIENADLTGILAEKAGALSGLRMIPGFVRAIEPEADGVRLSGEGFAPLKARLVVGADGRNSQVRAAAGIESRDWRYPQVALTAIFEHRRDHQETSTEFHTRQGPCTIVPLPGRRSSLVWLVDPEEAPALTALDDAAFALRVERQVQSLLGAMTVSGPRGKVPMGGLSVERFGAGRMALIGEAAHVFPPIGAQGLNLGLRDVAALSEALAGAADPGVPSVIADYDRARQADVRLRTGAVDMLNRTLLTDLLPADLMRGAGLLALSRIGPLRRLVMRQGLAGGARA, translated from the coding sequence ATGAGCACGCAGACTGCCGATCAGGTCGATATCGCCATCGTGGGCGCCGGCGCCGTCGGCCTCGCGGCCGCGTTGGCGCTGAGCCGCGAGGGGCGCAGCGTCGCCCTGCTCGGCCCCGTCGCGACGCCGCGCGACGGGCGCACCGTCGCCCTGCTCGATGGATCCTGGCGGATGCTGGCCGAACTCGGCGTGCAGGATGCCTTGCTGGAGAAGGCTGCGCCGCTCGAGGTGATGCGCCTCGTCGATGACAGCGGCAGCCTGTTCCGCCAGCCGCCCGTCGAGTTCCGGGCCTCCGAGATCGGGCTGGAGGCCTTCGGCTGGAATATCGAGAATGCCGACCTGACCGGGATTCTGGCCGAGAAAGCGGGTGCATTGTCCGGCCTGCGCATGATACCCGGATTCGTCCGGGCCATCGAGCCGGAGGCGGACGGCGTGCGCCTTTCCGGCGAGGGTTTTGCACCGCTGAAGGCCCGCCTCGTCGTCGGCGCGGATGGACGCAATTCGCAGGTGCGTGCGGCGGCGGGCATCGAAAGCCGCGACTGGCGCTATCCGCAGGTCGCGCTCACTGCGATCTTCGAGCACCGCCGCGACCATCAGGAAACCTCGACCGAGTTCCATACGCGCCAAGGCCCCTGCACGATCGTGCCCCTGCCCGGCCGGCGCTCCTCGCTGGTCTGGCTCGTCGATCCGGAGGAGGCGCCGGCGCTGACCGCGCTCGACGACGCCGCCTTCGCCCTGCGCGTCGAGCGGCAGGTGCAGTCGCTGCTCGGCGCGATGACCGTCTCGGGGCCGCGCGGCAAGGTGCCGATGGGCGGGCTCTCGGTCGAGCGCTTCGGTGCCGGCCGAATGGCGCTGATCGGCGAGGCTGCGCATGTCTTCCCGCCGATCGGCGCGCAAGGGCTCAATCTCGGCCTGCGCGATGTCGCGGCGCTTAGCGAGGCGCTTGCGGGCGCCGCGGATCCCGGCGTGCCAAGCGTCATCGCCGATTACGACCGGGCGCGGCAGGCCGATGTCCGCCTGCGCACGGGCGCGGTCGACATGCTCAACCGCACGCTGCTGACCGATCTGCTGCCGGCCGATCTGATGCGTGGTGCCGGGCTGCTCGCGCTGTCGCGGATCGGGCCGCTGCGGCGGCTGGTGATGCGGCAGG
- a CDS encoding quinone oxidoreductase family protein: MVKAIRAHKTGGPEVLQFEDVTLPQPGPGEILIRNRAIGLNFIDTYFRSGLYPAPQMPFTLGNESAGDVLAVGPNVTEFKPGDRVAVVAGLGAYAEERIVPAASVVALPEAISYEAAASMLLKGLTAEYLLHRTYKVKPGDTILVHAAAGATGLILCQWGKALGATVIGTVGSKEKAELAKAHGADHVINYREEDFAARVKEITGGALCDVVYDGVGKDTFMKSLDTLKPFGLLASFGNASGAVEAFNLGILAAKGSLYVTRPTLNTHTAKRETMIAMAKNLFGAVASGKVKVPVNATFPLKDAADAHRLLESRGTTGSTVLIP; the protein is encoded by the coding sequence ATGGTCAAAGCCATTCGCGCCCACAAGACCGGCGGCCCCGAGGTCTTGCAGTTCGAGGACGTCACCCTGCCGCAGCCCGGCCCCGGCGAAATCCTGATCCGCAACCGGGCGATCGGCCTGAATTTCATCGACACCTATTTTCGCTCGGGCCTCTACCCGGCGCCGCAGATGCCCTTCACGCTTGGCAACGAGAGCGCCGGCGACGTGCTCGCCGTCGGTCCCAACGTCACCGAATTCAAGCCGGGCGACCGCGTCGCTGTGGTCGCGGGACTCGGCGCCTATGCCGAGGAGCGCATCGTGCCGGCGGCGTCGGTCGTGGCGCTGCCCGAGGCCATTTCCTACGAGGCCGCCGCCAGCATGCTGCTCAAGGGGCTGACGGCCGAATACCTGCTGCACCGGACCTACAAGGTGAAGCCGGGCGACACGATCCTCGTCCATGCCGCGGCCGGCGCCACCGGCCTCATCCTCTGCCAATGGGGCAAGGCTTTGGGCGCGACCGTGATCGGCACCGTCGGCTCGAAGGAGAAGGCCGAGCTGGCGAAGGCGCATGGCGCCGACCATGTCATCAATTACCGCGAGGAGGATTTCGCGGCGCGGGTGAAGGAGATCACCGGCGGCGCGCTTTGCGACGTGGTCTATGACGGCGTCGGCAAGGACACCTTCATGAAGTCGCTGGACACGCTGAAGCCCTTCGGCCTGCTGGCGAGCTTCGGCAATGCCTCGGGCGCGGTCGAAGCCTTCAATCTCGGCATTCTCGCGGCCAAGGGCTCGCTCTATGTCACGCGCCCGACGCTGAACACCCACACGGCCAAGCGCGAGACCATGATCGCGATGGCGAAGAACCTGTTCGGAGCCGTGGCCAGCGGCAAGGTCAAGGTGCCGGTCAACGCGACCTTCCCGTTGAAGGATGCAGCCGACGCGCACCGTCTGCTGGAATCGCGCGGCACCACGGGCTCGACCGTCCTGATCCCCTGA
- the rimO gene encoding 30S ribosomal protein S12 methylthiotransferase RimO, giving the protein MNAVAPKISFVSLGCPKALVDSERIITSLRSEGYELSKSHAGADLVIVNTCGFLDSAKAESLEAIGSAMAENGKVIVTGCMGAEPEQIRDVFPNVLAITGPQAYESVVSAVHQAVPPKHDPFVDLVPDQGVKLTPRHYAYLKISEGCNNRCTFCIIPKLRGDLVSRPIGDVLREAEKLAKAGVKELLVISQDTSAYGLDIKYAPSMFKDREIRTRFFELARELGQMGMWVRLHYVYPYPHVDEVIPLMQEGLVLPYLDIPFQHASPNVLKAMKRPAHQDRTLDRIRKWRDICPDLAIRSTFIVGFPGETEEDMDILVDWLKEAKLERVGAFKYEPVKGATANDLGLDLIPEEVKEARWHRFMKAQAEISTRLVKRRVGKRIQVIIDEAGPTVAKGRSKWDAPEIDGNVYVASRRPLRAGDIVTVKIERADAYDLHGIAV; this is encoded by the coding sequence ATGAACGCCGTCGCGCCGAAAATCTCCTTCGTCTCGCTGGGCTGCCCCAAGGCACTGGTCGATTCCGAGCGGATCATCACCTCGCTGCGCTCCGAGGGCTACGAGCTCTCGAAGAGCCATGCCGGGGCCGACCTCGTCATCGTCAATACCTGCGGCTTCCTCGACAGCGCCAAGGCGGAGTCGCTGGAGGCGATCGGCTCGGCCATGGCCGAGAACGGCAAGGTCATCGTTACCGGCTGCATGGGCGCCGAGCCCGAGCAGATCCGCGACGTCTTCCCGAACGTGCTCGCGATCACCGGCCCGCAGGCCTACGAGAGCGTCGTCTCGGCCGTGCATCAGGCGGTGCCGCCGAAGCACGACCCGTTCGTCGATCTCGTGCCCGATCAGGGCGTGAAGCTGACGCCGCGGCACTACGCCTATCTCAAGATTTCAGAGGGCTGCAACAATCGCTGCACCTTCTGCATCATCCCGAAGCTGCGCGGCGACCTGGTCTCGCGGCCGATCGGCGACGTGCTGCGCGAGGCCGAGAAGCTGGCCAAGGCCGGCGTCAAGGAGCTGCTGGTGATCTCGCAGGACACCAGCGCCTATGGGCTCGACATCAAGTACGCGCCCTCGATGTTCAAGGATCGCGAGATCCGCACCCGGTTCTTCGAACTCGCCCGCGAGCTCGGCCAGATGGGGATGTGGGTGCGCCTGCACTATGTCTACCCCTATCCGCATGTCGACGAGGTGATCCCGCTGATGCAGGAAGGGCTGGTGCTGCCCTATCTCGACATCCCGTTCCAGCACGCCTCGCCGAACGTCCTGAAAGCGATGAAGCGCCCGGCCCACCAGGACCGGACGCTCGACCGCATCCGGAAATGGCGCGATATCTGCCCGGACCTCGCCATCCGCTCGACCTTCATCGTCGGCTTCCCCGGCGAGACCGAGGAGGACATGGACATCCTCGTCGACTGGTTGAAGGAAGCGAAGCTGGAGCGCGTCGGCGCCTTCAAATACGAGCCGGTCAAGGGCGCGACCGCCAATGATCTCGGGCTCGACCTCATCCCCGAAGAGGTCAAGGAGGCCCGCTGGCACCGCTTCATGAAGGCGCAGGCCGAGATTTCGACCCGCCTCGTCAAGCGCCGCGTCGGCAAGCGCATCCAGGTCATCATCGACGAGGCTGGGCCGACCGTCGCCAAAGGCCGCTCGAAATGGGATGCGCCGGAGATCGACGGCAATGTCTATGTGGCGAGCCGCCGCCCCTTGCGGGCCGGCGATATCGTCACCGTGAAGATCGAGCGCGCCGACGCCTACGATCTTCACGGCATCGCGGTCTGA
- a CDS encoding sulfurtransferase, translated as MSRAEFAGLITPDALAARLGDENLVIIDIRTAADGSREAFEAGHIPGAVHSDYAVDGWRAKIGNAPGMLPPLGDLAALAGKLGIKPHDDVVIVPAGTAATDFAAAARVYWTLKFIGHGQQAILDGGFKAWTADAKRPVATGASAPKSTAAYPVVAKQSLRSTADSTLVASRSKQANLVDARGPSYFEGREKSAEAARAGHIPGAIQRDYAGAFDGGKLKAQGELQQLFSAVPQGPVISYCNTGHSAAANWFVLSEVLGRDEVALYDGSMTDWTQDPDRPVATGKAA; from the coding sequence ATGAGCAGGGCTGAATTCGCAGGGCTGATTACGCCCGACGCGCTGGCCGCGCGTCTCGGCGACGAGAACCTCGTCATCATCGATATTCGCACCGCCGCCGATGGTTCGCGGGAGGCGTTCGAGGCCGGGCATATTCCCGGTGCCGTTCATTCCGACTATGCCGTCGATGGCTGGCGCGCCAAGATCGGCAATGCGCCGGGCATGCTGCCGCCGCTGGGCGATCTCGCGGCGCTCGCGGGCAAGCTCGGGATCAAGCCGCATGACGACGTGGTCATCGTGCCCGCTGGCACCGCAGCCACGGATTTCGCCGCGGCGGCGCGTGTCTACTGGACGCTGAAATTCATAGGCCATGGCCAGCAGGCGATCCTCGATGGCGGCTTCAAGGCCTGGACGGCCGATGCGAAGCGTCCGGTCGCGACCGGCGCCTCCGCTCCGAAAAGCACGGCAGCCTATCCCGTCGTCGCAAAGCAGAGCCTGCGCAGCACGGCGGATTCCACGCTCGTCGCCTCCAGAAGCAAGCAGGCGAATCTCGTCGATGCCCGCGGCCCGAGCTATTTCGAGGGTCGCGAGAAATCGGCCGAGGCCGCGCGAGCCGGGCATATCCCCGGCGCGATCCAGCGCGACTATGCCGGCGCCTTTGACGGCGGCAAGCTCAAGGCGCAGGGAGAATTGCAGCAACTCTTCTCTGCGGTGCCGCAGGGGCCGGTGATCTCCTACTGCAATACCGGCCATTCCGCCGCGGCGAACTGGTTCGTGCTGTCCGAGGTTCTGGGTCGTGACGAGGTCGCGCTCTACGATGGCTCGATGACCGACTGGACGCAGGACCCGGACCGTCCGGTCGCGACCGGCAAGGCGGCCTGA
- a CDS encoding OsmC family protein: MKARAKWVDGMAFMGESGSGHAMIMDGAPEYGGRNLGIRPMEMLLIGLAGCTAFDVVGMIKKGRENITGCEVDVEAERATTDPKVFTKIHLAYRITGKGLSQAKAERAVTLSKEKYCSASIMLGATAEMSYSLEVIDELHKEAAE; encoded by the coding sequence ATGAAAGCACGCGCGAAATGGGTTGATGGCATGGCCTTCATGGGCGAGTCCGGCAGCGGGCACGCCATGATCATGGACGGCGCGCCGGAATATGGCGGGCGCAATCTCGGCATCCGGCCGATGGAAATGCTGCTGATCGGGCTCGCCGGCTGCACGGCCTTCGATGTCGTCGGGATGATCAAGAAGGGCCGCGAGAACATCACCGGCTGCGAGGTCGATGTCGAGGCCGAGCGCGCCACGACCGATCCCAAGGTCTTCACCAAGATCCACCTCGCCTATCGGATCACCGGCAAGGGCCTGTCGCAGGCCAAGGCTGAGCGGGCCGTCACATTGTCGAAGGAAAAATACTGTTCGGCTTCGATCATGCTCGGGGCGACCGCCGAGATGAGCTACAGCCTCGAAGTGATCGACGAATTGCACAAGGAGGCCGCTGAATGA
- a CDS encoding sulfate/molybdate ABC transporter ATP-binding protein, whose product MSVAVTIETIEKRFDNFPALRGVSLDIQPGELVALLGPSGSGKTTLLRLIAGLEEADRGRVLFGETDTRNLSLRDRRIGFVFQQYALFKTMNVAENIGFGLKSRPRHERPSQDEIRKRVSDLLELVQLPGLEKRYPSQLSGGQRQRVALARALAIEPRVLLLDEPFGALDAKVRKDLRAWLRELHGRTGHTTVFVTHDQEEALELADRVAILNEGRIEQVGSADDVYDHPATPFICEFLGEVNKLPVKVVGSQAFFGDRPVLGGLSQNQGGPASLYVRPQHLRIVDETPLGLPGTVEHLRRNGPIRRAEVAVEGLKKRLEVDLASQVAPAIGERIRLRIAHGNLFAAA is encoded by the coding sequence ATGTCGGTCGCCGTCACCATCGAGACCATCGAAAAGCGCTTCGACAACTTCCCGGCGCTGCGCGGCGTCTCGCTCGATATCCAGCCGGGCGAACTCGTCGCCCTGCTCGGACCGTCGGGCTCGGGCAAGACCACGCTGCTGCGCCTGATCGCCGGGCTGGAAGAGGCCGATCGCGGCCGTGTGCTGTTCGGCGAGACCGATACGCGCAACCTCTCGTTGCGCGACCGGCGCATCGGCTTCGTCTTCCAGCAATACGCGCTGTTCAAGACCATGAACGTCGCCGAGAATATCGGCTTCGGGCTCAAATCCCGGCCGCGCCACGAGCGTCCGAGCCAGGACGAAATCCGCAAGCGTGTCAGCGACTTGCTGGAGCTCGTTCAGTTGCCGGGGCTGGAGAAGCGCTATCCGAGCCAGCTCTCCGGCGGCCAGCGCCAGCGCGTCGCGCTCGCCCGCGCGCTTGCCATCGAGCCGCGCGTGCTGCTGCTCGACGAGCCCTTCGGCGCGCTCGACGCCAAGGTCCGCAAGGACCTGCGGGCGTGGCTGCGCGAACTGCACGGACGGACCGGCCACACCACCGTCTTCGTCACGCATGACCAGGAAGAGGCGCTGGAGCTGGCCGACAGGGTCGCCATCCTCAACGAAGGCCGCATCGAGCAGGTCGGCTCGGCCGACGATGTCTACGACCATCCGGCGACGCCCTTCATCTGCGAATTCCTGGGCGAGGTGAACAAGCTGCCGGTCAAGGTCGTCGGCAGCCAGGCCTTCTTCGGCGACCGGCCAGTGCTGGGCGGATTGTCGCAGAACCAGGGCGGCCCGGCCTCGCTCTATGTCCGGCCGCAGCATCTGCGCATCGTCGACGAGACGCCGCTGGGCCTGCCCGGCACAGTCGAGCACCTGCGCCGCAACGGCCCGATCCGCCGGGCAGAGGTCGCGGTCGAGGGGCTGAAGAAGCGGCTCGAGGTCGATCTCGCCAGCCAGGTCGCCCCGGCGATCGGCGAGCGGATCAGGCTGCGCATCGCCCATGGCAACCTGTTCGCTGCCGCCTGA
- the cysW gene encoding sulfate ABC transporter permease subunit CysW produces the protein MSDAILTSAVATAPTRSPGRTRGESPVVQFVLIAVSLAFLLLFLLLPLVTVFVEAAAKGWEAYRAAITEPDALAAIRLTLLVAAIAVPFNVVVGIAAAWAVAKFEFRGKNLLISLIDLPFSVSPVISGLVFVLLFGAQGYFGPWLQANDLKIVFALPGLILATVFVTFPFVARELIPHMQSLGSSDEEAALTLGASPWRVFFCVTLPNVKWSLFYGVLLCNARAMGEFGAVAVVSGKIRGLTNTMPLHIEILYNEYMGAAAFAVASLLAGLALVTLVLKTLLEWHYGDVIAASRRH, from the coding sequence ATGTCTGACGCGATCCTGACTTCCGCTGTCGCAACCGCGCCGACACGCAGCCCCGGACGGACGCGCGGCGAGAGCCCCGTCGTTCAATTCGTGCTGATCGCAGTCTCGCTCGCCTTCCTGCTGCTCTTCCTGCTGCTGCCGCTCGTCACCGTCTTCGTCGAGGCCGCCGCCAAGGGCTGGGAGGCCTATCGCGCCGCGATCACCGAGCCCGATGCGCTGGCGGCGATCCGCTTGACTCTGCTGGTTGCGGCGATCGCGGTGCCTTTCAACGTCGTCGTCGGCATCGCCGCGGCCTGGGCGGTCGCCAAGTTCGAATTCCGCGGCAAGAACCTGCTGATCAGCCTGATCGACCTGCCCTTCTCGGTCTCGCCGGTGATCTCGGGCCTCGTCTTCGTGCTGCTCTTCGGCGCGCAGGGCTATTTCGGGCCATGGCTGCAGGCCAACGACCTGAAGATCGTCTTCGCCCTGCCCGGCCTGATCCTCGCCACGGTCTTCGTCACCTTCCCCTTCGTGGCGCGCGAACTGATCCCGCATATGCAGTCGCTGGGATCATCCGACGAGGAAGCGGCGCTGACGCTCGGCGCCTCGCCCTGGCGCGTCTTCTTCTGCGTGACGCTGCCGAACGTGAAATGGAGCCTGTTCTACGGCGTGCTGCTCTGCAACGCCCGCGCGATGGGCGAGTTCGGCGCGGTCGCCGTGGTCTCGGGCAAGATCCGCGGCCTGACCAACACCATGCCGCTGCATATCGAGATTCTCTACAACGAGTACATGGGTGCGGCCGCCTTCGCGGTGGCCTCGCTGCTGGCGGGGCTGGCGCTGGTTACCCTCGTGCTCAAGACCCTGCTCGAATGGCACTACGGCGATGTGATCGCCGCCAGCCGCCGTCACTGA
- the cysT gene encoding sulfate ABC transporter permease subunit CysT has product MTAATTTFRWREPSILPGFGLSLGITVTALSLIVLIPLAALFLKAASAGPADIWAVATSPRTLAALKLSFTAALFAALVNAVFGLILAWVLVRYEFPGRRLIDAAVDLPFALPTAVAGISLAAIYAPNGWVGSLLAPLAFKLTIPFTGLSFGFDGKVAYTPLGVMVALIFIGLPFVVRTVQPVLEELQSDVEEAAALLGASRLRTIFRVILPPVLPALMTGFVLAFARAVGEYGSVIFIAGNVPMISEIAPLLIVIRLEQFDYAGAAVVATMMLLISFALILAGNLIQARARRRFGDV; this is encoded by the coding sequence ATGACGGCGGCGACGACGACCTTCCGCTGGCGCGAGCCGAGCATCCTGCCCGGCTTCGGGCTGTCGCTTGGCATCACCGTGACGGCGTTGTCGCTGATCGTGCTGATCCCGCTGGCGGCTCTCTTCCTGAAGGCAGCCAGTGCCGGCCCCGCCGATATCTGGGCGGTGGCGACCTCGCCGCGCACCTTGGCCGCGCTGAAGCTCTCCTTCACCGCCGCCTTGTTCGCTGCACTGGTCAACGCCGTGTTCGGCCTGATCCTGGCCTGGGTGCTGGTGCGCTACGAGTTTCCCGGTCGACGCCTGATCGATGCCGCCGTCGACCTGCCTTTCGCCTTGCCGACGGCGGTCGCCGGCATCTCGCTCGCGGCGATCTATGCGCCGAACGGCTGGGTCGGCTCCCTGCTGGCGCCGCTCGCATTCAAGCTGACCATCCCCTTCACCGGTCTCTCCTTCGGCTTCGACGGCAAGGTCGCCTATACCCCGCTCGGCGTGATGGTGGCGCTGATCTTCATCGGCCTGCCCTTCGTGGTGCGCACCGTCCAGCCTGTGCTCGAAGAGTTGCAGAGCGATGTCGAGGAAGCCGCAGCGCTGCTCGGCGCCAGCCGCCTGCGGACGATCTTCCGGGTGATCCTGCCGCCGGTCCTGCCGGCGCTGATGACCGGCTTCGTGCTCGCCTTCGCAAGGGCCGTCGGCGAATACGGCTCGGTGATCTTCATCGCCGGCAATGTGCCGATGATCTCCGAGATCGCCCCGCTGCTGATCGTGATTCGACTCGAGCAGTTCGACTATGCCGGCGCTGCCGTGGTCGCGACGATGATGCTGTTGATCTCCTTTGCCCTGATCCTCGCCGGCAACCTCATCCAGGCCCGCGCCCGCCGGAGGTTCGGCGATGTCTGA
- a CDS encoding sulfate ABC transporter substrate-binding protein: MMRPVYSRLLRAGLVLGAFSLCFGVVAGARAQTELLNVSYDPTRELYREINAAFIAEWNAKNPDKKISTIRQSHGGSGAQARTVIDGLNADVVTLALAGDIDAVAERSKKLPLDWQKRLPHNSSPYTSTIVFLVRKGNPKAIKDWGDLVKPGVQIITPNPKTSGGARWNYLAAWAYAEKAFNKDEAKVRDYIGKLLANVPVLDTGARGATTTFTQRGIGDVFLSWENEAFLALKEFGADKFDIVVPSLSILAEPPVALVDGNVDAKKTREQAQAYLEFLYTPKGQAIIARNFYRPRNPEAAEAKDIANFPKVELVTIDDVFGGWKKAQPTHFGDGGTFDQLYKPAR, translated from the coding sequence ATGATGCGACCCGTTTACAGCCGCCTCCTTCGGGCCGGACTGGTTCTGGGAGCCTTCAGCCTCTGCTTCGGCGTCGTCGCCGGGGCCCGCGCCCAGACCGAGCTCCTCAACGTCTCCTACGACCCCACGCGCGAGCTCTACCGCGAGATCAACGCGGCCTTCATCGCCGAGTGGAACGCGAAGAATCCGGACAAGAAGATTTCGACGATCCGCCAGTCGCATGGCGGCTCCGGCGCGCAGGCCCGCACCGTAATCGACGGGCTCAATGCCGATGTCGTGACGCTGGCGCTGGCCGGCGACATCGACGCGGTGGCCGAGCGCTCGAAGAAGCTGCCGCTCGACTGGCAGAAGCGCCTGCCGCACAATTCCTCGCCCTATACCTCGACGATCGTCTTCCTCGTCCGCAAGGGCAATCCCAAGGCGATCAAGGACTGGGGCGACCTCGTGAAACCGGGCGTCCAGATCATCACGCCGAACCCGAAGACCTCGGGCGGGGCGCGCTGGAACTATCTCGCCGCCTGGGCCTATGCCGAGAAGGCCTTCAACAAGGACGAGGCGAAGGTCCGCGACTATATCGGCAAGCTGCTCGCCAATGTCCCGGTGCTCGACACCGGCGCACGCGGCGCGACCACGACCTTCACCCAGCGCGGCATCGGCGACGTCTTCCTGTCCTGGGAGAACGAGGCCTTCCTCGCGCTGAAGGAGTTCGGCGCCGACAAGTTCGACATCGTCGTGCCGAGCCTGTCGATCCTGGCCGAGCCGCCGGTCGCGCTGGTCGATGGCAATGTCGATGCCAAGAAGACCCGCGAGCAGGCGCAAGCCTATCTCGAGTTCCTCTACACGCCGAAGGGACAGGCGATCATCGCCAGAAACTTCTACCGCCCGCGCAATCCGGAAGCGGCCGAAGCCAAGGACATCGCCAATTTCCCGAAGGTCGAACTGGTGACGATCGACGACGTCTTCGGCGGCTGGAAGAAGGCGCAGCCGACCCATTTCGGCGATGGCGGCACCTTCGACCAGCTCTACAAGCCGGCACGCTGA
- the cysG gene encoding siroheme synthase CysG, whose product MTDRQPESTAARIEPLATLPLFHKLDGRKVVLAGGTEGALWKAELLAATGAELHVFAAGEAALFAGLAQSEVGGRVHVHGRAWQADDLTDAAIAVADLDDADAVRAFVAAARQAGVPVNIVDKPEHCDFAFGALVNRSPLIVAVSTDGAAPVFGQAIRTKIEALLPAGLKNWAQAAADWRPAVQARELPFALRRSFWELFAGKAMAEPERTPNLDDEAELFAKLSRIEAAHDGKGRVTLVGAGPGDPELLTLKAIRALQSADIILYDDLVSPGVLELARREAKRMLVGKTGYGPSVKQGDINALIVSLAAQGKHVVRLKGGDPGIFGRAGEEIEACQAVGVPVAIVPGISAAQGAAASLGLSLTHRDHARRLQFVTGHSRKGELPDDLDWRAMADPAASTVIYMARATLPGFRERAIAAGLDPQTPAVAVLAATRPDEQRVAATIADLPERLGELPTSGPVLVLLGHAFGPALSAANPAEDRRRA is encoded by the coding sequence ATGACCGACAGACAGCCCGAATCCACCGCGGCCCGCATCGAGCCGCTGGCAACGCTGCCGCTCTTCCACAAGCTGGACGGGCGCAAGGTCGTGCTCGCCGGCGGGACCGAAGGCGCGCTGTGGAAGGCCGAGCTGCTCGCGGCGACCGGAGCCGAGCTGCATGTCTTCGCCGCTGGCGAGGCGGCGCTGTTCGCAGGATTGGCGCAGAGCGAGGTTGGCGGCCGCGTGCATGTGCATGGCCGAGCCTGGCAGGCCGACGACCTGACCGATGCCGCAATCGCCGTCGCCGATCTCGACGATGCCGATGCGGTGAGGGCCTTCGTCGCGGCGGCGCGGCAGGCCGGCGTGCCGGTCAACATCGTCGACAAGCCGGAGCATTGCGATTTCGCCTTCGGCGCGCTGGTCAACCGCTCGCCGCTGATCGTGGCGGTCTCGACCGATGGCGCCGCGCCCGTCTTCGGACAGGCGATCCGCACCAAGATCGAGGCGCTGCTGCCGGCCGGGCTGAAGAACTGGGCACAGGCCGCGGCCGATTGGCGCCCGGCGGTGCAGGCGCGCGAACTGCCCTTCGCGCTCAGGCGCAGCTTCTGGGAGCTCTTTGCCGGCAAGGCCATGGCCGAGCCGGAGCGCACGCCGAATCTCGACGACGAGGCCGAGCTTTTCGCGAAGCTCTCCCGGATCGAGGCCGCCCATGACGGCAAGGGCCGCGTCACGCTGGTCGGTGCCGGCCCCGGCGACCCTGAACTGCTGACGCTGAAGGCGATCCGCGCCCTGCAGAGCGCCGACATCATCCTCTATGACGACCTCGTCTCGCCCGGTGTGCTGGAGCTTGCGCGACGCGAGGCCAAGCGCATGCTGGTCGGCAAGACCGGCTATGGCCCCTCGGTGAAGCAGGGAGATATCAACGCGCTGATCGTCTCGCTGGCTGCCCAGGGCAAGCATGTCGTGCGGCTAAAGGGTGGCGATCCCGGCATCTTCGGCCGCGCCGGCGAGGAGATCGAGGCCTGCCAGGCGGTTGGCGTGCCCGTAGCGATCGTGCCGGGCATCTCGGCGGCGCAGGGAGCTGCAGCCTCACTCGGCCTGTCGCTGACCCACCGCGACCATGCAAGGCGCCTGCAATTCGTCACCGGCCATTCGCGCAAGGGCGAATTGCCCGATGATCTCGACTGGCGCGCCATGGCGGACCCCGCCGCCTCGACCGTGATCTACATGGCTCGGGCGACCCTGCCCGGCTTCCGCGAGCGCGCTATCGCCGCCGGGCTCGACCCGCAGACGCCAGCCGTCGCCGTGCTCGCGGCCACGCGGCCGGACGAGCAGCGCGTCGCCGCGACCATCGCCGATCTGCCGGAACGGCTCGGCGAATTGCCGACGAGCGGCCCGGTTCTGGTGCTGCTTGGCCATGCCTTCGGCCCGGCCCTGTCCGCCGCGAATCCGGCGGAAGACCGCCGCCGGGCCTGA
- a CDS encoding DUF934 domain-containing protein gives MPLLDRNGSREDRWTRSEGAAIGNIPAALVPWDVLVEALDAQEPGQVIGVLIPNSVPFAEFAPFLPRLALVAVTFPAYADGRGFSLARQIRRAGFAGEVRASGPLIADQFAYALSCGFDTIELPEASAARQPLPQWLHAKDSFSSTYQRGYGESGRNVLDQRRAARAAALIAAE, from the coding sequence GTGCCGCTGCTTGACCGGAACGGAAGCCGCGAGGATCGCTGGACCCGCAGCGAGGGCGCGGCAATCGGCAATATCCCTGCTGCGCTCGTGCCCTGGGACGTGCTCGTCGAGGCGCTCGATGCACAGGAGCCCGGACAGGTGATCGGCGTGCTGATCCCCAACAGCGTGCCCTTCGCGGAATTCGCGCCTTTCCTGCCGCGATTGGCGCTCGTCGCCGTAACCTTCCCCGCCTATGCGGACGGACGCGGTTTCAGCCTTGCCCGTCAGATCCGGCGCGCCGGCTTCGCGGGCGAAGTCCGCGCCAGCGGACCGCTGATCGCCGACCAGTTCGCCTATGCGCTCTCCTGCGGCTTCGACACGATCGAACTGCCGGAAGCAAGCGCGGCCCGCCAGCCGTTGCCGCAATGGCTTCACGCAAAGGATTCGTTCAGCTCGACCTATCAGCGCGGCTATGGCGAGAGCGGCCGCAACGTCCTCGACCAGCGCCGGGCGGCGAGGGCCGCTGCCCTCATCGCAGCGGAGTGA